From Triticum urartu cultivar G1812 chromosome 2, Tu2.1, whole genome shotgun sequence, a single genomic window includes:
- the LOC125539622 gene encoding uncharacterized protein LOC125539622: protein MCDYFLQRMEGDQAGGGDLTDIVRAGGAMPGNNDGDGTSLPSTAAEWQLQPADQPMLFPPAPPSASPGTGGDVFGDPFAGLGDPFSSDYSSGGPEFLEGMPDAMAKIGFEAGPGGGVNGCVGGGGGGGGGGGGGGQMFDMSRKPLLPRGMQMMPAGIGGGMGPRLMQSSLSPIAIRPYPAMTAGDMVKLGITPGQAAGCAIDAAIGGMQMSSPRNNNSGIKRRKNQARKVVCIPAPTTAGSRPTGEVVPSDLWAWRKYGQKPIKGSPHPRGYYRCSSSKGCSARKQVERSRTDPNMLVITYTSEHNHPWPTQRNALAGSTRSHHGKNGGGGGSGSGSKSSHNEKQPQNQNVKEERKDHRAAATTTATTTTSTVTTTTSTSPVVVKEETLAGSSSEAQARDQRAMDTVAGVLHQVDHRELMDHVFSESYRPMIPGSGQHHEDFFADFADLAELESDPMSLIFSKEYMEARPSGGAGDHGGQEKAVAKELDPFDMLDWSTTSSTAGSTFEQGKRG, encoded by the exons ATGTGCGACTACTTCCTCCAGAGGATGGAGGGCGACCAGGCCGGCGGCGGGGACCTCACAGACATCGTGCGGGCCGGCGGCGCCATGCCGGGCAATAACGACGGCGACGGCACCAGCCTCCCGTCCACGGCCGCCGAGTGGCAGCTGCAGCCCGCGGACCAGCCGATGCTGTTCCCGCCTGCGCCGCCGTCGGCGTCACCGGGGACCGGCGGCGACGTCTTCGGCGACCCTTTCGCGGGGCTCGGGGACCCGTTCAGCAGCGACTATTCGTCGGGCGGCCCCGAATTCCTGGAAGGCATGCCGGATGCCATGGCCAAAATCGGCTTCGAAGCGGGCCCCGGCGGCGGCGTCAACGGTTGCGtaggaggcggaggcggaggcggaggcggaggcggaggcggtggCCAGATGTTCGACATGAGCAGGAAGCCGCTCTTGCCGAGGGGGATGCAGATGATGCCGGCGGGAATCGGTGGTGGGATGGGGCCGAGGCTGATGCAGTCGTCGCTGTCGCCCATAGCGATACGCCCGTACCCGGCCATGACCGCGGGCGACATGGTGAAGCTCGGCATCACGCCCGGGCAGGCGGCCGGGTGCGCCATCGACGCCGCTATCGGCGGCATGCAGATGTCGTCGCCGCGCAACAACAACAGCGGGATCAAGCGCAG AAAGAACCAGGCAAGGAAGGTGGTGTGCATTCCGGCACCGACAACGGCGGGTTCAAGACCAACCGGGGAGGTGGTTCCTTCTGATCTCTGGGCATGGAGGAAGTACGGCCAGAAGCCTATTAAGGGCTCTCCTCACCCAAG AGGGTACTACAGATGCAGCAGCTCGAAAGGGTGTTCAGCACGAAAGCAGGTGGAGCGCAGCAGGACTGACCCCAACATGCTTGTCATCACCTACACCTCCGAGCACAACCACCCATGGCCGACCCAGCGCAACGCGCTCGCCGGCTCCACCCGTTCTCACCACGGCAAGAAcggcggtggtggcggcagcggctCAGGTTCCAAGAGCTCGCACAACGAAAAGCAGCCACAGAATCAAAACGTCAAGGAGGAGAGAAAGGATCACCGGGCCGCAGCGACAACGACGGCGACGACGACCACCAGCACAGTCACTACCACGACCAGCACTTCTCCCGTGGTCGTGAAGGAGGAGACGTTGGCTGGATCATCGTCGGAAGCGCAGGCGAGAGACCAGAGAGCCATGGACACTGTGGCAGGAGTACTGCATCAGGTCGACCACCGTGAGCTCATGGACCACGTGTTCAGCGAGAGCTACAGGCCTATGATACCGGGGTCCGGCCAGCACCACGAGGACTTCTTTGCTGACTTCGCCGACCTCGCCGAGCTGGAGTCAGACCCCATGAGTCTCATCTTCTCCAAGGAGTACATGGAAGCCAGGCCAAGCGGTGGTGCCGGCGATCATGGTGGCCAGGAGAAGGCGGTGGCCAAGGAGCTGGATCCGTTCGACATGCTAGATTGGTCCACTACTTCTAGCACCGCAGGGAGCACGTTTGAGCAAGGGAAGAGAGGCTAA